One genomic segment of Pongo abelii isolate AG06213 chromosome 13, NHGRI_mPonAbe1-v2.0_pri, whole genome shotgun sequence includes these proteins:
- the CDKN2A gene encoding cyclin-dependent kinase inhibitor 2A isoform X2, which yields MGRGRCVGPSLQLGGQERRCSPLVPKGGAAAAELGSGGGENMVRRFLVTLRIRRACGPPRVRVFVVHIPRLAGEWAAPGAPAAVALVLMLLRSRRLGQQPLPRRPGRSRRLRSHAGGARALDPKERPTTRDEMHAAPPLRSPHHPPPGS from the exons ATGGGCAGGGGGCGGTGCGTGGGTCCCAGTCTGCAGTTAGGGGGGCAGGAGCGGCGCTGCTCACCTCTGGTGCCAAAGGGCGGCGCAGCGGCTGCCGAGCTCGGCAGTGGAGGCGGCGAGAACATGGTGCGCAGGTTCTTGGTGACGCTCCGGATTCGTCGCGCGTGCGGCCCGCCGCGAGTAAGGGTTTTCGTGGTTCACATCCCGCGGCTCGCGGGGGAGTGGGCAGCGCCAGGGGCGCCCGCTGCTGTGGCCCTCGTGCTGATGCTACTGAGGAGCCGGCGTCTAGGGCAGCAGCCGCTTCCTAGAAGACCAG GCAGGTCTCGCCGCCTTCGGAGCCACGCTGGGGGTGCAAGGGCCCTGGACCCCAAAGAGCGCCCGACGACAAGAGATGAGATGCACGCTGCTCCTCCACTCCGCAGCCCCCACCATCCTCCTCCTGGATCCTAA